ttgtttggttaaagacacttaaccacgtgatttaagaagtaataatctgggagttaagaactcaggcgagattaataccgaaaactactcctaaattaaaacaatccggagattactgggcttggtttttgattgattgatttgttgatacaaaaataataaagctctgagctatttataactCCTCATAATTAAGACTCCTAATTTAACTAGGACTAAGACTCTGAAagaaaatcactcctaatgagctacaaactcctaataaaatagaaaaagcaataataaacaaGCTTTCCGTTGGGCCTTGATCCCTGATAAGCCCATATGAAGTTCTATCCggtaattatttgggccggtgtaaacaataaCTTATAAGAAGCTCCTTTGGAACAGTAACAACATAGCACCCAAAACATATATTTCACAGTGATTCTATAGAAAGATTAAGATATAAGTATGATATTCAAAGTAATTAGAAGCAATTTAACTTGGCTATGCAAAGCTCATGGAAAGCATCCAAGAAGATTTTATAAGCGTTCATTCCTGCAAAGCTTTGAGCATCATTAAACATCCACCAGGAGAAACCACAGGCATCAATAATtctttgaaccaaacaaaataaGTATCCTTCGAATGTGACATACTAAAGCGTAATATTAGTTCTGAGACTTGTATTTGAATAAACAATACCAACTTACACCTCAGCCGCAGGTTGGGTCACTCCAAACTTCACTAATAACTTGCTTAGGTTCTCGGGTGAGCAAGCCTCGTACTTCACTTTTCCAGAGGGCGTGAGGTAGACCTCGGCCAATTCAAGCTTATCGGAAGTAAGACTTGTACTGTCCATTGTCTTACTGAGCACCTTTAGAGCCAGCTGAACCGCCTCTTCCCTCGTGATATCATCCTTGTAGTCCTGCTTCAACATTGATTGTGCTGCCTGGTTGTTGGCTCCAACAGCTGCAGCCTTCCAACCACCATAGTTTCCGCTTGGATCACTCATGTACAGCTGGAACCCAAAATTCTTGTCCCAGCCAGCAAACAGAAACGAAACACCAAAGGGACGAAGCCCGCCAAACTGTGTGTAACCTTGCTTGGTATCACAAAGAGATTGCACAAGCTGTTCAACAGGCATTGGTTCTTGGTACGCAAAAGTATAGCGCTGGGCTTGAACTCTGGCCGTGTTGATAAGAATGTTAGCATCCGACATAATGCCGGCCACAGCGCACGCTACATGATCATCAATCTTGTACATCTTCTCAGTTGATGTGGAAGTTTGAAGGAGTTTGGAAGTAACCTTCTTTTCACCAACTAAAACAACCCCATCTTTCGACAATACCCCGATTGCGGAACCTGCATTTCCAATCGCCTCCATTGCGTACTCGACTTGGTATAGACGACCTTCTGGGGAGAAGATCGTCGTGCGGCTATCATATCTCCGAGACATATTACCTcacactatatataaaaaagggTAAATTACAAGAGCACAAGGTCGTTCAACAAATTAAATTCATGTAACAGCATTAcatcaaaatcaataaaataacttaaactTATAAATCTGactctaatttttttctttttcatccaAACTGCCTAATTTTTAACATACACAGATGTTAAAATTAAGTAATATCAATTTTTGcattcaaattaaatttcttacaaggttgattatttatgaaagttaaaaatGCAAGATTTATATAATTTGGTTTGATCTAACGAAAATTGAATCTACAAATAAAACCAGAAAGAAAACAGAACAAAAAACAAAGTAAGGGCGAAGGATAGTTAGGGTTTCATTACCTGTTCTTCTCAATTGTCGTTTGATAAACTTCGATTTCGATGTTGAAGAATTAAAAGTCTGTATTAAAATAGTTGGCTTGGCTTCGTCTTTGTGAGTGTTTCTTGGTTTTAGCTTTCTGGGCAAGTCTGCTATTAATTTAAAACGATGTCGTATTGAGTCATCAGCAGGCAGTTCTTTTccaaaaaaatgtcaaacaaatttaaaaacgagtgtcaatttttttttacgaGTGCAGAAAAAAAATTCCGGCAGCAAGTGTCTGAATGGGCGGTGGTTTCCGGTGAGTGTTGGCGGTCGAAATGGAGCAATTTCCGATGAATGGAGGGATGAATCGATCCAGTTTTGTATAGTAGAGGGGAGAGATATCCCAATTTCTTCggatatttttaattcatttcatAATTATTGGGTGTGTTTGGCCCCATTTTACGAGTTTGGGccattttgatatttcgtgaCAAGTTGAGGAGataaattgatcctttgttcactTAAAAATTTATGCTACGAGTAAGCGTATACACTTTTAGAAGTttagtaatattaaaaaaaaattacagttatTTTGTTTTCAGCTTACTTTGTCTATTTAACCATTAGATGAATGTGATGAAAAATTCATCCAACGGTagtaagtaaataaaataagttttacattgtaaaaaaacaaataaccaTAGAAAAACCCTTAAAAAGAGAAAAGGATCAGTTGAACTCCTAATATTTAGTCTATGGGTCAAATAGACTCTCAACATTTGGAAAGATACAATGAGAACTCTAACATTAGTAAACTGTATCATATAAACCCTCATTCTTAACATCGTCAAAAATGTAGATAATGCCGTTAGTTAATGGGTTTGATTTGGcttttgcacacccctacaaAATTAGGCAACTCATGCTTCCAATATCAAATCAGTATATACAAATGTAAATACATGGACTAACCTGAAGATAATTACATTTTAATGCCTCCAGTCTACTTTCATTACCCCATAGCAAACGAACCAAAATCCTCTAAAATTGGACTATATTTACATAATATGATACTTACTATATACGTAGGATACCCCATTATTGCTTTATGTAGTTTTATTTCGAGAGAAATAATGGGCAATGGTAGAACCACGTTTAACACCATTAGTCCGCTTCTGAGGTCGAATCCAAGCTTGAACCTCATCTCGAATTTCTGGTGGTAACTCATCAATCACCGACGGGTCAATCTCATCAATATTGTAATTCCATGAATCCCTCTGTATATTTTGACTTGAACTCTGCCTGCCATCATTTGTGCACCCTGCAAGGAGGCTCTCCTTTCTCAGCTCAACTGGGGGTGCTTCTGAACCTAAATTAAGTGTTTTCCAAGGATAAGGACTAACATAAAGAAGCTAGAAGCAGGATTCCAAGATATTCAGTGACTTAAAATGCTACATCACCTTGAACCAAGTCGAGATTCTCCATTTCTAATGAAGAGCAGGAGGAATTACagtttttgaaaaaattcaagattGTTCCCtgattttaacataaaaatatatattaaaaaaaaagaacaggaAAACATACTGATTAACGAGAGCACAAATTCTGCAAATTCCGGTGCTaaacaaacaaaagaaataaacaaGAAACCTTTCCCTCAACAAATGGAATTCTATGCATAAGCATCTGTAAATCATATGCAggcatataatttttttaataaactcaACACTACAGAATGCAACCTTGGGACTAATGCAAAACTGTTCAATAGTTACTTGGTcacttttttgtttaaatttggtCAGGAATTTTACCCCGTCATTGGTTTAATAAATAAGAGCAGATAAATTGAGAACGGGCAACATATACATAACTTATACTCGCTCCTAGTCCTAACAAACTAAATGAGGAAATGAAGGTAGTACATATGACCGCATACTTGACAAGGGGACATAGGTCTTGTATGCATTACAATTTCCCCTCAAGATTTTCCCGCTAGGCAGCCTACCATTGATCTTCGATATACTTATCACGacgccaaaaaatgaaaggaaCTGAAATCACCTATCCATAAAGGACCTTATCCATCATAAGCTCATATGTTGGTATTAAGGTAATGAGGTGTATAAGCAATTGGACAAATTTACCTTGTTACTCAAAGTTTTTCTTTTCTGTTCTTTGTGTATGAAACTAGGTGTTATAATCCTGGGATCCTTTCTAGAAATACATCCTTCTGAATTACTTCGGGTGGGTTCCAAGCAACTTTCAGTAACTGAATGAACACCCAGCTTGCATCGGTTACAATGTGCAACACAATTTCAAAAGATCATTAAAGGAAATGCTAACAAAATTTATAATCTAACAAGATAAAACCTGAGGACAAGGGCAGTGAAGTTTCATGTCTGAAAGCATCTTTTGCTCCATTTGGTGAAGAGCAAGATGAATTCTGCAAAAATTAGAACCTCATGTTTGCGTATTAATTGGCATTCATAGCCAGACACTACCAGATAACCAATTATTCTAAAACAAAAAACTTGCATGTCAGACAAAGACAATAATGCTGTTTGTTTTTAAATGGATGCACAAGCATGTAAAATAAAATGACCATTTTGTGGACTGCAAGAGAGTAATAAATTACAAGACTGATAATGTTGCAGAAAAATGCCAACTACAAGCCGAATGGAATCAGcacaaaatcataaacctcGTTCAGGGAGAAAACATAATGGGATTTCTTTCTATCTAACTATGCCTTTATATACATATCCACACTACCAAATCAAGCGAGTCAAATGAAAGATCTCACCCTGAAAACTAAttgataaaacataaatttctGCTTTTGAGTTAAATGTTGTAATCCACAAATAAAAGTGGTACAAGAATCTAAAGCTAAGGAGAAAATAACTTCACTTTGAAAACATGAAAATGGAATTGAAGTATCCAATATCTGGAGAACCCCAACTATAACTAAAAAACACTAAACACGCAAGCTGAtaaaaacttattcaaaatTAGAAGATTATATAATATGGGGCACTTTTACAGATGCAAGTTCAGCATATCAAATTGTAAAGGTGAAacagaataaaaattaaatgaaaataccAGAACACATGCTGATTTCatgaatttgaaatgtttgataATCATAATATTACAAATGATATAGCCAATTAGTGAAAGAGTTGCAAAGTTTCTAGAAAATATGTTTTATGTGGACAACAGATGATGCTTAAAGATAGAAAAATATAGCTCTCAAACTTTTACACAAAGAAGAAGACTGTGACAATGTTAACAGGCACCGAAATTCCAATGCAGTTGACTGAAGAACTGCATATTACCTATGTAAGAATACTTTAACAATTTCAACTAGGCAGTCCAGAACTTCAGTAGCATGAGCCTCTTTTTCAACATATTTCAGATTCTAGCATCTAAAATATACACAGTTCTCATGAACATATATAAATGagattagaatttatttttctaaaccATTAACAATCACGGCTATGTCATACTGCAAAACAGAAAAGGATTTTGCTTCTAGAATACCTGATCTTCGCTCACAGTGTTTTCCTGTTTTGGTTTATCCTCATAAGGAACAGTATACTGAAGTTGTAGCGCAGAGCTTCCACGACCTGTATTCCAcataaataatagaaaagtaacgatataagtttttttaaaaattgggtTTTTTTAGCCAAAATGGTACAAATTTTTTATACCTTGTTCGAAAATGGTACTATAGTTCTAATTGTATCATTTTGGTAccattacttttttttttctttcaaataagGTTATTTATCCATTTTAGGTAATTTGAAGCTTACGTGACAAGCAAATTGTGTATTTTATGGATGAGTTTACATGCTGCCACGTCAGCTCCAAATTATCTAAAATGATCAGAAACACTaatatgaaacaaaaataaaagtgatggTACCAAAATGATACAAATTAAAACTATGGTACCATTTTAAAACAAGGTACAAAGAGTTGGTACCATTTTGGCtaataaccaaaaaaaattaatagctcTCGGTGAAATGATAATCACCTGAGGGGGATGATGGTGGAGCGTCTTGTTGCAGCGCAGAGCTTTCACGACCTGTATTCCGcataaataatagaaaagtaaCAGTACAAGggtctttttttaaaattaatagctCTTAGTGAAATGATAATCACCTGAGGGGGATGATGGTGGAGGGTCTTGTATGAAGTTATCTGGTGTTTGCTTCAATGGAGATTGACATGATTGACCATGAAAGTATTTCATGATTGAACATGTTCCCTATTAGCAGGATAAAGAGCATAAAATTCATCATTCACTAACGGTGACAACTAGGTTACacttcaataaaaaaacatggaGAGATGGTTAAAGGAATTTCGGAATTTCTGGTCAGAACTCCACTATTAGATTACTATGCATTTCTAAGATAATTTGGGATCTGTCATTCAGTGTTCAAGAAAGGATGTGCATTAAAAATCTCTTTCTCTTTGAAGGTGTGCACGTATAGATACATCTTTTCTGTTAGTGCTTAATCTGATGTGGTTGGTAATGCGGAAATAAACATCACTGTTACAGCTATTGCAACATTCACGGAACCATAAAATTACTACTCGCACCATTAGGGTAAACTAAAAGCTGCACTATTCACAGTTTATCTCAGCATTGTAACCATCATAACCAATGTTGTATTACTGCTTAACAGCCACCACTCATACCATACCTTCCATCATGATCCTTGGCTCATGTTCTGGCCACACCCACTACAGCTAGACACTCCCCTTTTCCATGAGTTGGCCACAAGACCAAGCTAGTTCTATTTATCTCAACTCTAACTATGTTAAGTTATATCAAACTTCGGAGCTTTTAGTCCAACAGCAGCACTCAATTAAAGTGCTTTTTATTTCTGTCATTTTACTCTCAAAGGACATTTTTCTTAGAGCTTTCAAATTAATTTAGGACTTTGTTTCATGTCAAGCAGTGAGTGAACTTTTAGCAACAAGAATATTAGTAGATTCTCCAATCTGACATACTTTATGTTGATCACATAATAAGCGAAGAATATCAATCAACATATAATGCCAAGCTAAGGTTCTTGTCCTTGCATATGAAACATGGGTACATGATTTGGCCTGGTGACAATTAAGGCAAATATGTACGGGCTGAACTTAGCAGAGAGAAGACGAAAAATTACTAACATCTAGAAAAGATTAGGTGAAGTATTGCCACATTTTAGTCTTTGAACTTACAGAGGGTAGATCAACAATTTTACTGGCTGAAACAGAAAGACCTGTTATTCCCCATCCATTTTGACTTCCTTGAATCTTGTTTCCATGTACACCCAAATATTCACGTAATCCAGCTTGACATAGGTTGAAAGCATCTTCCTGAATCTTGGAAATCCCATACCTCAATGGACAAGATTTTGAAGGAAACTTTTTATGTGAATCTGAGTCACCACACTGCAGGACAGCTTTAAATCAGAGCAGGATATATAAGCCTCCCAAGATTATATTAATGGAAGCAAAAAGAAAGCTGTGATGTGGAATAGATATATGACTAAAACAAGATAGAGTAGGTGGAAATAAAGTACCTTATATGCACTAGCATGCAGAGTAAGGGTGTGCGCCATCCGCTTGTTTTGCTCCAAATCAGAGCTCAGACGTTCACTGAGCTCTTCACAAAGTTGATCTAGCCAGTGTTGAACCTAAGAAtaaaacaattgaaaaaaatggcacaccaaaatgaaattgaaaaatcaatGGCCCATTACTtgtcaaaattcaaatttcttttattcttttttaagAAATAGtacttacgaaataaataaactttGCAATAAAAGTTGGTAAGTTTTATAGCATAAGTAAAGAAAATGAAGCTTGCTCCTCAAATTGTCGGGAACAGTAGTAATTGCACCGGGATATTAAAATGTAATTCTATTGAGAGAAATTACTAACATGAGAATAAAAAACAGATTGGTGTGGTCCAACTATTCTGATTTTCTTGATTCACTTAATCAAAAAGAGAGAAGTTTATCCTAATCACTTTAAGCTAATAGTGCTTCTTTAGAATGAAATTCATCAACGCCCAATCTTAAGCTAGTGTGTATGTGATTTAACACTAAGGAAATAATTGATGAAGTCCATTGCAAACTGGCATAAAGAGGTCATTTACGTCAAAATTGTGCATAAATGTAATTGTTagttcaaaataaaattcttacCGAACCAACCGTCTTTAGTGCCCGAGGACCAGGGAATGACTTCCCAGAACCATGGCTTTTTGGGAGAAGGCGCCCCTGAACTTCTTCCCCATTGATGCCTCTAGCAATGTTCCACAACCATGTACTGAAGTGCAAGAGAAAAACAGGAATTATAACCATTGATTTTGACAACTTTTTGAGGGCTATGCACATGGAAAACAACCTTTATATATGATGCTTAAGGATTATTCCACAGGATTGATCCAGCATCAAGAATTACGGTAATGAGATAAATGAGAAATGAATCCTCAAAAACATAAATGagaaacaaataaacatttGACAGAAAATATCCAGGACAAATTCAAAACTTAGTGGAATTTAGTTGAAGAAAACATCAGGTTCCATCTTTTTAGATTCTGGTGTAGACTGTAGACAGAAGGCTAAACCAACTTCAGTTGATTGAGTACATTTAGCAGAAAAGTTATCAATCAATGAAATTAAAGCACATACTTTGTCCTACAACATTTACCCAGTGTTAATTCCATAACGATCTTGTAGCTTCTCCTCAGAAAACTGCAGCAGATCTCCAACAGTATTCACACCCAAGTCACATTGAAGCGAAGAGCCCAGTTTCCCTCCAAGCTGTTTCCTACAATCGAACGAAATATTGCAGCCCAAGTTAGAAGAACAAATTAACatcaaaagataaacaaataaaaaggaTTCCGGCACGTTGCATATCACATCTCAACTTAATATTATGTAGTAATAGTATGGACATGCGATTAAAGTACTTACATTTTCTTGATTGGCAATGGATCAAGCAATTCTTTTACAGAAACGAAGGGTACAACAGTTTGTTGTGCAGGTTTATTCATACCACTAGCAAGTTTGGCCAACATCTTCAAGCAAATTCACATTCATGTCATTTAacttactaataaataaatcatcGAACTTAAAGAGGAGAAACAGAAATATTAAGGACAGTTGCCTACCTTATTATGAGCAATACCAGCAGAGCATGTAAATTCAGACTCCTCCAAAACTTGCATCCTAAGTTCTGCAACTATGATAGCCCCACAAGCTAACATTTTGTCTCGATAATCAGCATCACTCCTACGAATCCACTCCCTCACGTTTTCTTTGGCATCATTTCCATTCTGAATTCAATGCCGAAATCAGTATAAGCAATACACAGAAGCGTAAAtgaaacttaaccaaaaatcaagCAACAAAAAGCCTAGTCAGTTGTATGGAAGCCTAACACTCGGATTAACAAGGAAAAGCAAGAAGCCCAAGGCCTTTTAACTAATGGTTCACAATTGTTAAAGGATGCTCAAGTATACTGTCTTAAAAAGTACAAAGCAAGACTGTTGCATGGAAATAGAAACGAAAATGAAAATGGATACTGCGGGATGGCTTTCTTTCAAAAACAGGAAACAGAAATGCGGGAAAatatgtaaataacaaaaaaatataaatataaattatagatatttaaataataaaaatttatgcatataatattttattcatggagaaaatatttttatgcaaTGTTTGCTCAATAAAAAACATTCTGTCATACCTCATTCTTAAGGCCCAAAATATGTGATTTCAGAACTTCTTCGTCTATTGTATCCAAGCTATGAGGAGGTGTTTCTTTTAACATAGCTTCAGCAGAATCGGTAAGGTCAAGATAAACTTCATCAATTGACGCCCTTTCACATCGGCCCTTTCTTGCAAGAATAGACACCACCTATAATGTTCTCATTCAATtccaaacaatacaaaactAAATTTTCGATAAACATAACTACTTTCAATTTACACCAAAAAAACTAACATCAAACTTAACTAACCTCGGAACCAGCATTGCGATAGTCATTTAGGTCAGCTTTACCACGTGCCACAGGGACTTGAACAAGCTGAATCTGAGGACAAACTTCCTTTGCTTCATCACCTCGCATCGAACTAA
This window of the Mercurialis annua linkage group LG5, ddMerAnnu1.2, whole genome shotgun sequence genome carries:
- the LOC126682672 gene encoding DNA polymerase eta isoform X3, with protein sequence MPVARPESSDSRIIAHVDMDCFYVQVEQRKRPELRGLPSAVVQYNEWKGGGLIAVSYEARKFGVKRSMRGDEAKEVCPQIQLVQVPVARGKADLNDYRNAGSEVVSILARKGRCERASIDEVYLDLTDSAEAMLKETPPHSLDTIDEEVLKSHILGLKNENGNDAKENVREWIRRSDADYRDKMLACGAIIVAELRMQVLEESEFTCSAGIAHNKMLAKLASGMNKPAQQTVVPFVSVKELLDPLPIKKMKQLGGKLGSSLQCDLGVNTVGDLLQFSEEKLQDRYGINTGTWLWNIARGINGEEVQGRLLPKSHGSGKSFPGPRALKTVGSVQHWLDQLCEELSERLSSDLEQNKRMAHTLTLHASAYKCGDSDSHKKFPSKSCPLRYGISKIQEDAFNLCQAGLREYLGVHGNKIQGSQNGWGITGLSVSASKIVDLPSGTCSIMKYFHGQSCQSPLKQTPDNFIQDPPPSSPSGRESSALQQDAPPSSPSGRGSSALQLQYTVPYEDKPKQENTVSEDQNSSCSSPNGAKDAFRHETSLPLSSVTESCLEPTRSNSEGCISRKDPRIITPSFIHKEQKRKTLSNKVISVPFIFWRRDKYIEDQW
- the LOC126682672 gene encoding DNA polymerase eta isoform X2, whose product is MPVARPESSDSRIIAHVDMDCFYVQVEQRKRPELRGLPSAVVQYNEWKGGGLIAVSYEARKFGVKRSMRGDEAKEVCPQIQLVQVPVARGKADLNDYRNAGSEVVSILARKGRCERASIDEVYLDLTDSAEAMLKETPPHSLDTIDEEVLKSHILGLKNENGNDAKENVREWIRRSDADYRDKMLACGAIIVAELRMQVLEESEFTCSAGIAHNKMLAKLASGMNKPAQQTVVPFVSVKELLDPLPIKKMKQLGGKLGSSLQCDLGVNTVGDLLQFSEEKLQDRYGINTGTWLWNIARGINGEEVQGRLLPKSHGSGKSFPGPRALKTVGSVQHWLDQLCEELSERLSSDLEQNKRMAHTLTLHASAYKCGDSDSHKKFPSKSCPLRYGISKIQEDAFNLCQAGLREYLGVHGNKIQGSQNGWGITGLSVSASKIVDLPSGTCSIMKYFHGQSCQSPLKQTPDNFIQDPPPSSPSGRESSALQQDAPPSSPSGRGSSALQLQYTVPYEDKPKQENTVSEDQGTILNFFKNCNSSCSSLEMENLDLVQGSEAPPVELRKESLLAGCTNDGRQSSSQNIQRDSWNYNIDEIDPSVIDELPPEIRDEVQAWIRPQKRTNGVKRGSTIAHYFSRNKTT
- the LOC126683434 gene encoding proteasome subunit alpha type-4, whose amino-acid sequence is MSRRYDSRTTIFSPEGRLYQVEYAMEAIGNAGSAIGVLSKDGVVLVGEKKVTSKLLQTSTSTEKMYKIDDHVACAVAGIMSDANILINTARVQAQRYTFAYQEPMPVEQLVQSLCDTKQGYTQFGGLRPFGVSFLFAGWDKNFGFQLYMSDPSGNYGGWKAAAVGANNQAAQSMLKQDYKDDITREEAVQLALKVLSKTMDSTSLTSDKLELAEVYLTPSGKVKYEACSPENLSKLLVKFGVTQPAAEV
- the LOC126682672 gene encoding DNA polymerase eta isoform X1, which gives rise to MPVARPESSDSRIIAHVDMDCFYVQVEQRKRPELRGLPSAVVQYNEWKGGGLIAVSYEARKFGVKRSMRGDEAKEVCPQIQLVQVPVARGKADLNDYRNAGSEVVSILARKGRCERASIDEVYLDLTDSAEAMLKETPPHSLDTIDEEVLKSHILGLKNENGNDAKENVREWIRRSDADYRDKMLACGAIIVAELRMQVLEESEFTCSAGIAHNKMLAKLASGMNKPAQQTVVPFVSVKELLDPLPIKKMKQLGGKLGSSLQCDLGVNTVGDLLQFSEEKLQDRYGINTGTWLWNIARGINGEEVQGRLLPKSHGSGKSFPGPRALKTVGSVQHWLDQLCEELSERLSSDLEQNKRMAHTLTLHASAYKCGDSDSHKKFPSKSCPLRYGISKIQEDAFNLCQAGLREYLGVHGNKIQGSQNGWGITGLSVSASKIVDLPSGTCSIMKYFHGQSCQSPLKQTPDNFIQDPPPSSPSGRESSALQQDAPPSSPSGRGSSALQLQYTVPYEDKPKQENTVSEDQNSSCSSPNGAKDAFRHETSLPLSSVTESCLEPTRSNSEGCISRKDPRIITPSFIHKEQKRKTLSNKGTILNFFKNCNSSCSSLEMENLDLVQGSEAPPVELRKESLLAGCTNDGRQSSSQNIQRDSWNYNIDEIDPSVIDELPPEIRDEVQAWIRPQKRTNGVKRGSTIAHYFSRNKTT